In the genome of Aedes aegypti strain LVP_AGWG chromosome 2, AaegL5.0 Primary Assembly, whole genome shotgun sequence, the window TGTACTGTAAAGCGTCAACAATCAGCATCTTTCCACCTTGAGAGAATAGCAGGATTGACGCTGTTGGACGgtaaaaataacatattttgaagtcaaaaagCTATCCTTTAGCTGGTCGTGCCAGCGGACACGCTCGCTAAATGACGCCATGAAAAGGCCAGCATTCGTTGTAAAAATCGATTGTTGCAGCCTTGTATGGCTTACAATGAGAGGGAAGTCGTTATGCAATGCATCGATTTGGGTCATCCTTCTTATGTAACAGAAAGCAGTGATAGCTGGAAGCAATAAAGAGCCAACTTACCTGAGCGATGGCCCACGAGACGAAGATCGAGGTGTTCTTCGGGTCGGGCAGCATTCCCTTGGCAGTATCGAAGCAACCAAAGTAGGCAGCACGATAGATGATGATACCCTGGACCGACACGTTGAATCCACGGTACAGACCGATCAGACCATCGGACTTGACGGTCTTCTTCAGGCAGTCGATCAGACCGTTGTACTCGCGCTCGGCTCCGGCACGGCCAACATCGGCTCCCAGACGGGTACGGGCAAAGTCGAGTGGGTAGACGAAGCACAGCGAGGTGGCACCAGCGGCACCGCCGGATCCCAAGTTACCCATGAAGTAGCGCCAGAACTGTGTGTTCTTGTCGACGCCACCCAAGAAGATCTGTTTGTAGACATCCTTGAAGGCGAAGTTCAGCGCCTGGGTTGGGAAGTACCGGATCACGTTGGCAAGGTTACCTCTCCAGAAAGCTCCGAAGCCCTGTTCCTTGGGGATGCGAACAAAGCAATCGACGATACCTGCACGGGGGAAGAAATGGCGGGAGAGGAGAAACACAAATTGGAATTAGTTACATTGTTTGTTGTCCTAGTTCACGCTTAGTTCACGCGCCCCTTTGTCAAGGATGGATTTTCGATTCGTTAATTTGAAAAGTtcttaataaattaattaattgcctCTTTATTTTGGGGAAATTCCGCCCGACgcgtaatacaaaaaaaaaaacattgtagtgaaaaaaaaacccacttGGTCACTTTCGTGgattttgttttggtttaatTGTCTGAAGCTTTGCCATAAAAAACAGTGTGATAAAATGCACATTGTGGTCTAATATGAACTCAGTAGCTGTTTTATAACAAGtggtaaaattaatttaaacTACCAAGAGTAGGAACCGATTCCCTACCAGACTGATATAAAAAAGTCATATCCAGTCCGAATCTAAAAATCAATGTTAATTATTATAGCTGCTAGAAATATGGTTATACAGGTCTGACTGAATTATCCGGctactcgattatccgggattcgattatccggaatttggtttttgatgttcatgttttttttcagtttttatgcataaatttgagataatttggtattgcaatatacaatatgaatgtttttgcagttttggacgtaggtaagaaAAAGGGGGCTTAAAAAGGGTTTTTTTGTGTATGTcggtcaaaacaatttgtttCTTCTCAAGCCCCCTAATGTTCcgagaaataatttctggcaacgccactgcatcatataaataaaacagtgataaaagataatatttaagttctcttatcgttgattttaatttttcccttagtgattcgattatccggaatgaaaaaaaaaatcgatactccggataatcgagtccgacctgtaataacaataaaattttgaaagtaatTAGCTAAATATATTTGAGGTTCTTAAACAAGTGTCAAGCAAACTATTTTTCCAGTTGCAAAGACATGATCAAAGAATTTCTAGGCCATACACCAAAATGAATATAAAATTCCCAAGTATTTATTGGTTTTCCCGATTTCCTGGTTCGCTGATCACCCTGATTCATACTCTCTTAAATTTCTTGCGAAGCTAACACGTCCTCCGAAATGAGCCAATATTTTGTGAAAACGTGATATTTCGCCATTAAAATTGTTGCATACTCACACGGACCTATCTCATGAAAAGGACGAT includes:
- the LOC5565544 gene encoding ADP,ATP carrier protein 1 — protein: MSGKKADPYGFAKDFLAGGISAAVSKTAVAPIERVKLLLQVQAASKQIAADKQYKGIVDCFVRIPKEQGFGAFWRGNLANVIRYFPTQALNFAFKDVYKQIFLGGVDKNTQFWRYFMGNLGSGGAAGATSLCFVYPLDFARTRLGADVGRAGAEREYNGLIDCLKKTVKSDGLIGLYRGFNVSVQGIIIYRAAYFGCFDTAKGMLPDPKNTSIFVSWAIAQVVTTASGVISYPFDTVRRRMMMQSGRAKSEIMYKNTLDCWVKIGKTEGSSAFFKGAFSNVLRGTGGALVLVFYDEVKALMG